ctttaaaacatccatgacatatttttattcttactcTAAATTAGTGGGAAAAATTTAGCGAAGACCTAGCAACAAAAATTGAGTAGGCATTTTGTTTCATATAAAGTGAAATGTTAAAAATAGCAAAACATAAGGATCTTCAAAAAGATTTAGTGAATCACAAATGAATATTACATGTTTGATGAAACTTGTTAAAATATGCCAATACAAGTAAGATAAATTGGCCAAAGTCCCCCCAAAGAAGCAAAACAGGGacatagattgaaagtgaaaCAAAATGTTAAAGTGGGCTGAAACATATTTACCTTGTGTGAAAATCTAAAGTTTGTAGAAAAAGTGTTTTACCAGAAGAATTGATAACTGGCAAAATGGCTTTTAGGCAAGTACTTTTAGGTGAAAAGTCGAAGCACTTCTGCAGAATTTGTTACTGAGTCTGAGCTCACACTCCTTGCCACATGACTGGCCAGTAAATTGAGAGATGAATTGCTGAGACAAGGAATAACAACTTTATTTGGAAGgccagcagaccaagaagatggtggGCTTGTGTCCTAAAGAACCATCTTCCCTGAGTTATTAAAAGAATTCAGCCTTCATTTATACCACAAAGGGAGGGAGTCAAGTCAAATATTTCCTTGTTCCAGTCAGCTTCCTGAGCGGATGGGTTAATTTCTTCTTCCCTGCAGTCATTCGCAGGTGGGTCTGGTCAGGATatttcctgtgagctaaacaaaggtattttagcttaatgctcATTATTACCTGGGAGGCAGGGTTCCTAGAGATGGATCATTATGTATAATTAAGCTTATAGGCAACATCCCTTTAATGATTAACTTGTAATGGAATACAAAGTTTCTTCTGTGTTACAAAGGTGAATTGAGGGTCTTGGGTgggcacagagacacaaagtgggagacatggagaaagagaaagactaaaAGGATTCCTGATGCTCTTAAGCCCTCCCACCCTAATTTGAAAGAAGTTACTACAGGCTTTGTGTAGGCGCATATTTCTGTATTTTGCTTCATTGTAAAGTCCAGAACAAAAGTTTTTCTTCATTATCAGTCCCAAGCATTGATGCAATGAATTTCTTAGATCCATACTTATTCTAGGACAGACAGAAGTTCTGCTTTTGACGGTTGTTTAATCATCTCCCTCTCTAGACTGATTCCTTCTCTGATGTTTTTTTAACACTATTTGCTCTtattgacggagaaggcaatggcaccccactccagtacacttgcctggaaaatcccatggatggaggagcctggtgggctgcagtccatggggttgctaggagtcggacacgactgagtgccttcactttctcttttcactttcatgcattggagaaggaaatggcaacccactccagtgttcttgcctggagaatcccagggacgggggagcctggtgtgctgccatctctgaggtcacacagagtcggacatgactgaagtgacttagcatagcatagcagagCTCTTATTGAACCCTTTCCCTTTCCACATCTCTCATCATTCCTTCTCTCCACATCAGTACAACTTTAATCCCTTTTGTGCTATATTTCTGtagtatgtttgtatgtgtgtgtgtgtgtgtgtgccaaatTTCATGCCCTCGTAGGTAAGGACTGTGTTTGTCTCCCTTACTGTACGTAGTACTTTGGGAACTTATGCAAAGGAAGTCTACTTTGGGGATGGTGATTAAAATGATACAGGTGGTGGTCTTTTGTGGTAATACTCCTAAATAGTCCATAAAAACAATCAGAGTGGTGGAGATGCACCATTTAAATGGCTGCAACATGTCTCCTTGTGAAGTTGGGTAGGTAGTCAGTTGTCTAGGgtgtataaagtgaaagtgaaagtgaagtcgctcagtcgtgtccgaccctcagcgaccccacagactgcagccttccaggctcctccggtccgtgggattttccaggcaagagtactggagtggggtgccattgccttcacttgGGAGCAAAATAACTAGTAGTAGGACATGTATATCAAAATCATTATTGGCATAAACAAATTATTCTCCATACTTATTGTGCTGACATACTTATTGCCCAATCTCCCTATCATATGTTCTCAGACTTTAACATTTTTGCCAGTCTGATAAGTATGAAGTGgcattttatttcacatttttccatttccttctgaagTTGGCCATCTATGTTTATATTACTGGCTTATAATATTTGCATTTCTCCTTCAGTGAATTGtccttatatatatttaaatatatctttttccaattcaaaaaaaaagaagtatcatATTTATAAATGTACTAGTGTGAAAGGAAGAATTCTAAAGATAGCCCCTCAAAGTTCTCATTCTCTGGTTATCAAACACTAATTTAGAAACTGCTGCAAAGGGATTTTGTAGATGTAATTAAAGTCCCAGATTAGTTCATCTTAAAATATGAGAAAACTAAAATACAAGATTATACAGGTGGTCCCAATCTCATCCCAGGAGCCCCTTTGAAGCAGAGTATTATCTCCAGGTgtagaagagaggaaaggagagcagTTCATCACATAAGTACTCCATATATGCTGGCTGTTTTGAAAATGGGGATTGCCACGTAAGAAGTGAAGAGACTTCTGAAATTGAAAGCAATCCTCATCCCACAGGCAGCGAGGATTTGGCGACCTTAAACCTACAGTTTCAAGGAACTGAACTCTGCTAAGTACCTGAATGAACTTGGAAgcatattcttccctggagcttCTAGGTAAGAGCCCAGcccagccaacaccttgatttcagccttgtAAGATGATAAACAGAGAACCCAGTGGCATCCATTGACATTTTTGACCTAGAGAACTGTACGGTATTAATGGGTGTTAttttaatttgataaattttTGATAATTTATTATGGCTGCAATAGAGAACAAGtataccttccctggtggcttagtggtaaagaatctgcctgcagttcaggtgacacaggagactggagtttgaaacttgggtctggaagatgctttggaggaggaaatggcaacccactccagtattcttgcctggaaaatcttgcctggacagaggaacctggtgggctatactccataggTTTGCAGAGAATGCGACATGACTGAATGAGCCTGCACCGAGCATACCTGGCAAATTGCAACTCCCATCTGTTGATCATATTTATCTACTTATGCCTGTCTCTGGAGGCACTACCCCATAATGGGCTTGTGCTCTACCCCATAAAGCCTAAgtctatgtttttcctttttcagagatTCAGGATTTTTTATTCCTAGGAAAAAACTTCCCCCCAGACACATCAATTCAAACACAAAGTTGAGAACAAAAAATATTTCAGGGTTTATCCTAAtttgaatgattttcaaaaatgtgACTCATAAAGAGACTTGTCATTAACTAAATCTAGGAAACAGGTTTTTCTCAGACATATGTTCTGTCTTTGAGTAGGATTGATTCTGAGCCATGGTAAGGAAAATAACTCCTACACTTTACCTTGATAATTTTAAGGGAGAATCAGCAATGCACAGTGCTACGTGTGACAATAGGAAATCAGGAACTTCTTAATGTCAATCTTTAGATTTCTTGCAGTTCTCTTCTGCATTCCCTTCATGGTCTATCTCTTCCATGCTGTCTGAgacattgtaaatattttagaatcGTTCTTCTCAGAGCTGCTTTCACCTCTTTGTTCTTCAAGCTGTAGATGAGAGGATTCACCAGGGGGGTGATTACACTGTACTGTATGGAGAGGATCAACTCCAGAGGCGAACCTGAGGTTGGCATGAGATAACGAAGAATGGCTGAGCCATAGAACAGGATCACTGCAGTgaggtgggaggagcaggtggagaaggccttgCTTCTGCCTGTGGTGGAGCTAATGCTCAGGATGGTGGAGACAATGCGGGTGTAAGAGAAGAAGATCAGGAGGCAGGTCCCAATGGCATgcaggagggcagaggagagcAGCATTGCGGCATTGGTGGAGACATCAGAGCAGGagaggggaaagagggaaggCAACTCACAGGAGTAGTGGTGGATGGTTTGAACCTCGCAGAAGTCCAAATCCAAAGCCAGGAGAATGTTGATGAGTGCATCCAGAAAGGCCACTACCCAGGAGCCCCACACCAACCTCACACACAGCTGTTTCCTCATCACCTGTCTGTAGAGCAGAGGGTGGCAGATGGCagcatagcggtcataggccatcactgaGAGCAGGCAAGCCTCAATCCCGGTGGTGGCAAACACAAAGAAGACCTGAGCCATGCATCCCTCTACTGAGATGACTTTCCTCTGAGACAGGAGGTTCTCAAGCATCTTGGGTACAGTGACTGAAGAATAGCAGAGGTcttggaaggagagatggctcAAGAAGAAGTACATGGGTGTATGGAGGGTAGAATCTGTATGGGTCACAAGTATTATCAGCAGGTTCCCCAGAAGAGTCAGAAGGTAAATCATCAGGAATAGGACAAAGAGCAGAGCCTGGATGTGGGTGTCGGCAGACAGCCCGAGGAGGATGAACTCCTTAATGCTGCTGTGATTCCCTGTGGCCATTTATGGTCACTGTTCTTTAGAGAAAAATTAGGAAGAGGACTGAAATTTCTTCTTTCTACAGCAGTTTCCAGAAGGCATTGTTCTGTTCTCTTTCCTTACGGAGTCGATCCTTGAACAGCATGGGTATGAATCATGGCagtccatttatatttttaaatatagtacttacgttttcattttacagatcttTAACTAAGTATGAAGAAAAGATTTATGTTAGATTAGAGATCAcaatatgtggaatcaaaagagcTAGTCTTGAGTTCTAATTTAACTGTTTTAGCTTCCTGCCATTGTATACCATTTatcaatgtcattttttaaaataatgaaaatatgataacacgtttacaggagacttggaaaatactgaacaaagttacatatagtttcactatatattacaattttttaaaaaatagataagatttttagttggagtttcaatatcaaactctcaaaaccTAATAGAATgaatacagagaagtagaaggatatagtagacctgaaaagcactgtgaaccaattcaacataattaagatttatacaattttccccaaccaggggatcaaacccaggtctcctgaattgtgggcagattcattactgtctgagccaccagggaagcccataattttcACACagcagtaggatacaaattctattcaagttctcaTAGATTacaaactaggagacactggaacatatccagggacaaaACTTTAGGTGCAAAAATTTGATGATCTAAAGgtactgaaatcatacagagtctatTCTATTATCACTGTAGAATTAGGTTAgagatcaatatcaaaagatatttaaaaataatgcacttattttcaagtgcaatgtgacatttaccaagagataTCTTTGACCTAGCTCAATGTCATTGATTTTTGAGGCAGAGATCACATTACTCAGGTTTTCAACTTGTGGGAAGGTGTGAGGGTGGTTGCTGCCCCTAACTCCTGTGATGTTCAAGAGACAATTGTATATTCCTTCCTCTCTGgtctgatcttcattttctgagccCTCATATTTGCCTTCAGTGGTTCTATTTGCCTTCAGTTTTCCCTGGCTTTCTGCTGGGCCATCTGTGAACTCTGAACCTGCCCCACAAGATTTTTCCCAATAGGATGAAATGTGAGGATATCATCCACTCTACAGGCCTACCAGAGAACTGCCTTTATGACTATATTATGCCATCTTCTTCGTCTGAGCCCTTGTATTCCACAGCTTTCCTCATCATCTTTTAGGGATTCCAACAAACATCCAGGAGAGGTACAGATCTCCAGTCACCTTTATTACCTGGTCTTTACTGCCCATTTAAAACTGATTCATTAACTGATTAGTGGTATTAATAGCATGTTGTGTTTGGGTAGCAGTTTATCTTATACAAATGACTTTCACATGTTTTCTACTgtggggtgtgtgtttgtgtgtatgtattacgtttgtgtgtgtatgatggatggtgagagaggagagtgaactcatttcacaggtgagaaaatTTAAGCCCCAATATTATCTAACTTGTCTAGATCCCCACACTGATTAGTTCTTTCAACAGCAAGGATTTAAATCTGCTTCATTTGGTTGTTAAACAAAGGCTTTTCTTCTATACCACTTACTTAGAGAACAGGCCAAACTCTCTAGTTGCATTTCAAAGCATTAATGACCTATGGATTCTCTTGATGCCCCACTGCTGAGGTCAGATAGCTTTGCTTGTTTCTGATCACCCTG
This window of the Bos taurus isolate L1 Dominette 01449 registration number 42190680 breed Hereford chromosome 5, ARS-UCD2.0, whole genome shotgun sequence genome carries:
- the OR8S15 gene encoding olfactory receptor family 8 subfamily S member 15, encoding MATGNHSSIKEFILLGLSADTHIQALLFVLFLMIYLLTLLGNLLIILVTHTDSTLHTPMYFFLSHLSFQDLCYSSVTVPKMLENLLSQRKVISVEGCMAQVFFVFATTGIEACLLSVMAYDRYAAICHPLLYRQVMRKQLCVRLVWGSWVVAFLDALINILLALDLDFCEVQTIHHYSCELPSLFPLSCSDVSTNAAMLLSSALLHAIGTCLLIFFSYTRIVSTILSISSTTGRSKAFSTCSSHLTAVILFYGSAILRYLMPTSGSPLELILSIQYSVITPLVNPLIYSLKNKEVKAALRRTILKYLQCLRQHGRDRP